Part of the Gemmatimonadales bacterium genome, CATCGGCAGCACGCCAGCGATTGCGATGCTGATCGTGACTGCTGTGCGAATTCGCATCTTCAGCTCCTCGTTGTTGGTTTCCGTTTCGTGTCATGTCGTCCTCGGTTCGCCGTGTCCCAATCCGCGGGCTGCGAGAAATGATCGCAGCATGGATCCCGTCGCCCCGGCGAGCGCGACGTAGCCGTCGGGGCGGATCAGGTACCCCGCGTCGCGCTGGAGCCCGGCGGCCTGCATCGACGGGTCCCAGGCGAATCGATGGATCGGAATGCCGTGTTCGTCACAGACGACGCGGAGCGAGGTCGGGACGTCACCGTAGACGTGCATCTGCCAGTCGAGCGACGCGAGCGGCGCAAAATTGTCCTGGCCTTGACCGAGCTTGATCCACGGGAGCCGATCTCCACCGCGGACGCTGCCGGCACGCCCTGCGTTCCAATGGACATGCCGGTAGGTGATCTCGGTCTGCGACACGGTGCGGTAGAGGAATCGCTGCACCCGTTTGCGCCGGAGCAGCCAGGGGAAGAGTCGCGGTACCACGCGGCTCCGCATCGTCCGTGCGATGAAGCCATCGCGGGTGACGAAGGTGAAGGCGCGATCGGTCGATTGCACCAGCTGTCGCGCGAACCCGATTCGCTCCGGTTCGTAGCTGTCGAGCAGGGTTGCATTGGCTCGGCGCTGGATCACGTCGGCGAGTTTCCAGGCGAGATTGACCGCATCACCGATCCCGGTGTTCATACCCTGTCCGCCGACCGGCGAGTGGATGTGCGCGGCATCGCCGGCGAGAAAGACGCGGCCGCGACGGAAGGTATCGGCGACTCGGTGATGCACGTGATAGGTCGAGAACCACTTCACGCCGTGCACGGAGATTCCCATCCCGCCGATGACCCGCTGCGAGACGTCTTCCCACGTGAGCGTGCTGCCGGGCGCCGCCGGGTTTGCGACGACCGTGCCGACCAGGCGAACGGTACCCGTGTCGCGAAGCGGGAAGACCAGGAGGAAGTCGGCGTCGTCGATCACGACATGCAGTTCGTTGTTGGCGACGGCGCCGGTCGCCTCGACATCGGCGACGTAGAACATCCGCTGGTACGTCCCGCCGGGGAAGCCGGCGCCGATTCCCTGGCGCACCACCGACGACGCGCCGTCGCAGCCAACGAGATACCGTGAGATGCAGCTCGAGGTGACGTCGCCGGAGCGGACGGTCGTTTCGACCCGCTCGCTCAGGTCGCGGAACGAGATGACCTCGACGCCTCGTTCGACGTGAACGCCGACGGCCTCGAGTTGCTCGATCATCAGCCGTTCGTGGAGCTCCTGCGGCAGCACCAGCATGTACGGAAAACGGGTGATCCCCTCGCCGGCGAGGGAAAGCGGTGCACGGGCAAGGTGCCGTCCATGCGCCCAGAGATTGACGCCGGGGACCTCGACGCCGCGCGCAATGGCAACGTCGGCAAAGCCGAGCTGCTGGTAGAACTCGAGGGTACGGGCCTGGACCGCGAGGGCGCGCGAGGTCGTTCCGGGCGCCGCCGCCTTGTCGACAATCCGCAGCCGCACCCCTCGCCGGGCGAGCCAGAGGGCGAGGACCAGGCCGGTGGGACCCGCACCTGCGATGAGGACATCGACGTCGCCGGACGCCATCAGGATTTGCCGATCGGTTCAGGGATTCGCCCGCAACCTGAGTGGTACGACGGTCGTTCCCCAGTGGAGTTGCACCACGGCGGAGTCGGCGTCGACCATCGGGAATTCCCACTGCAGCGTTTCGACGTGATCACCCCGGACCGGCAGCGCCTTCACGCGCAGCACATCCTTGCCGCTCGGATACCGGAGATGAAAGGCAACTGCCGTCCGGTTGAAAATGATCGTCCACGCGGTGGAATCCGGGATTGTCCAGATGCTGTAGCTCCCCGCGGCGAGGCGGGAACCATTGATGTCGAGCGGTGCGGAGAGCGTAATTCGCGCCGCGCTGTCGGCGCTGGGCGTCCAGATCTGACCCCAGGGCACCAGTGAGCCGAACAGTGCCCGACCTCGCGCC contains:
- a CDS encoding FAD-dependent monooxygenase; its protein translation is MASGDVDVLIAGAGPTGLVLALWLARRGVRLRIVDKAAAPGTTSRALAVQARTLEFYQQLGFADVAIARGVEVPGVNLWAHGRHLARAPLSLAGEGITRFPYMLVLPQELHERLMIEQLEAVGVHVERGVEVISFRDLSERVETTVRSGDVTSSCISRYLVGCDGASSVVRQGIGAGFPGGTYQRMFYVADVEATGAVANNELHVVIDDADFLLVFPLRDTGTVRLVGTVVANPAAPGSTLTWEDVSQRVIGGMGISVHGVKWFSTYHVHHRVADTFRRGRVFLAGDAAHIHSPVGGQGMNTGIGDAVNLAWKLADVIQRRANATLLDSYEPERIGFARQLVQSTDRAFTFVTRDGFIARTMRSRVVPRLFPWLLRRKRVQRFLYRTVSQTEITYRHVHWNAGRAGSVRGGDRLPWIKLGQGQDNFAPLASLDWQMHVYGDVPTSLRVVCDEHGIPIHRFAWDPSMQAAGLQRDAGYLIRPDGYVALAGATGSMLRSFLAARGLGHGEPRTT
- a CDS encoding DUF2911 domain-containing protein, with product MRFISLTLALLVAVPGASACAQATPKSQLGTVSQLIAGTRVEIVYRRPVARGRALFGSLVPWGQIWTPSADSAARITLSAPLDINGSRLAAGSYSIWTIPDSTAWTIIFNRTAVAFHLRYPSGKDVLRVKALPVRGDHVETLQWEFPMVDADSAVVQLHWGTTVVPLRLRANP